From Deltaproteobacteria bacterium:
AGTGGGTCGTGGCGAGCACCCGCACCTCACGGTCCGCAAGCGTCTCGAGGAATGCCCTCGCGATCGCCGCCCCTTCCCTGGGGTCGGTCCCCGAGACCACTTCATCGAGCAGGACGAGTGAGCCGCGGTCCGCTGCGGAGAGGATTTCATTCAGCCGCCGGATGTGGGCGGAGTAGGTGGACAAGTCCTGCTCCACGCTCTGCTCGTCGCCGAGCGTCGCGAAGATCCGGGTGAAGACGGAGACCGACGAATCGGGGCCGGCAGGGATCGACAATCCCGCCATCGCCATCAGCGTGAGCAGGCCGAGAGTTTTCAACGCCACCGTCTTTCCGCCCGCGTTCGGCCCTGTGAGGATAAGGCACTGCGAAGGGCGGCCGAGCCGCAGATCGTTCGGAACGACTGTTCTTCCCGAGAGGATCAGCAGGGGATGGCGGGCGGCAAGCAGGTTCACTTCTCCCGTCGTCCCGACGGTAGGCTCGGCGGCGTGCAGTTCCTCCGCAAGGAGGCTGCGGGCCTGCGCGAAGTCGATCGACGTGAGCCGCTCGCGGCAGGTAAGGAGTTCGTCCGCCTTTCGGGCCGCCTTCCCAGTCAGTTCCGAAAGGATGCGTGCGATTTCCCGCTCCACCTCCAGTTCCGCCATCTTGACTTCGTTGTTCAGGTAGACGAGGTCCTCCGGCTCGAAGAAGACCGTCTGCCCGCTCTGCGAGGAGTCGTGGACGATCCCCTGGAAGAGCCCCTTGGCGGCGGTCTTGAACGGGATGACGACCCGTCCCGAACGGACGGTCGTGTACGCCTCCTGGATGTGCCGGGCGTACTTCGGGGAGGAGATGATTTCCTCGGCCGTCTTCTGCAGGCGGTTTCGCGCTTCCAGTAATTGCCGGCGCAGGGGCCCGAGTGCGGGCGATGCCCGGTCTGTGACGTTGCCGGTCGAGTCGATCTTCTGCTCGATTTCATCGGCGAGATCGCGCAGCGGGGGAATCTCGCGGGCGTGATGGGCAAGACGAGGATATTTCCCGCGGCGGTCGTCGAAGAATTTCCGTATGCGCTCGCCCGTCCTTGCGGTCTGGCCGACCAGGATCAACTCGGCGGGGGAAAGGGGCGATCCTTTGACCGCTTTTTCCACTTCCGGCGCTATTTCTTTAAGGCCCTCGAGCGGGAGCGGGCCTTCCGCGGTCAGCAGGCGGCGGCAGTCGCGGTTTTCCTCGAGAGAGATCCGGATGACGTCGAGGTCCCCGTGGGGAGCAAGCGCCGCGCACCGCTCCCTCCCCGGCTCCGATGCGGCGTGCGCGCAGAGCCTCGTGACAACCTTCCCCCATTCCAGCGCCGCAAGCGCCGCTTCCCACGCGGATCCTCTCAACTCCTTCCTCCCGCCTTTATGTACCGGACGCCGTCGATCTTTCGGAAATGGGCGTCCTGCGTCCAAATCTGTGCTTTATGTGTCCGCGCCGTGGCGAGGATGACGCTTTCCGCCAACGGCATCCCGAGATCCACGCCCATTTTCGCGGCGGACAGGGAGATAGGGGTGTCCAGCGGCACGACACGCCCCTGTTCCATCGCGGCAATCGCACGCAGCGCGGCGCTTTCACCGCGTTGGCGGAACACGCTCTTGAACACCTCCAGTATGCATATCGTCGGGACGACGAGCCGGTCCACGTTTTCTATCGGCGATGCGA
This genomic window contains:
- a CDS encoding type II toxin-antitoxin system VapC family toxin, whose product is MKSPNLVDSCGWLEYFADGANASFFASPIENVDRLVVPTICILEVFKSVFRQRGESAALRAIAAMEQGRVVPLDTPISLSAAKMGVDLGMPLAESVILATARTHKAQIWTQDAHFRKIDGVRYIKAGGRS
- a CDS encoding endonuclease MutS2, whose amino-acid sequence is MRGSAWEAALAALEWGKVVTRLCAHAASEPGRERCAALAPHGDLDVIRISLEENRDCRRLLTAEGPLPLEGLKEIAPEVEKAVKGSPLSPAELILVGQTARTGERIRKFFDDRRGKYPRLAHHAREIPPLRDLADEIEQKIDSTGNVTDRASPALGPLRRQLLEARNRLQKTAEEIISSPKYARHIQEAYTTVRSGRVVIPFKTAAKGLFQGIVHDSSQSGQTVFFEPEDLVYLNNEVKMAELEVEREIARILSELTGKAARKADELLTCRERLTSIDFAQARSLLAEELHAAEPTVGTTGEVNLLAARHPLLILSGRTVVPNDLRLGRPSQCLILTGPNAGGKTVALKTLGLLTLMAMAGLSIPAGPDSSVSVFTRIFATLGDEQSVEQDLSTYSAHIRRLNEILSAADRGSLVLLDEVVSGTDPREGAAIARAFLETLADREVRVLATTHFEELKGIAYEDRRFENGSMTFDEEHLRPTYRLRLGIPGRSMGIEIARSLGFPEDVLARAGSHLTGAGHELADALARLESEREKARAESEALAAAKREAESLRSRLASEREKTREEESRILSAARQKVREEIRKAETQLRAATEELRKEKKIETVRKAQDTIREWKEKGKAAEDDPVVRALISRTAPLHSGIVLHPGRKVFLTTIHKEGEVASVSRPEDREVEVIAGGLKVRVLRDQLRIFPETSGATDAKTAGRPRRGEESAPALYVQNPGNTLDLRGRYVDDALPEVDAFLDRLSLSQAPHAFIIHGHGTGALKTAVRRHLKASPYVKQSFPALQNQGGDGVTIVLFQ